The following coding sequences lie in one Halorarum halophilum genomic window:
- the nth gene encoding endonuclease III, with product MGTPLDSRDEQVREVLDRLYDEYPDTDISLDFSTRLELLVAVVLSAQCTDERVNQVTEELFEKYRTASDYAGASEEELADDIYGITFHNSKAGYLKGIGEILVDEHDGEVPDTMTALTDLPGVGRKTANVVLQHAHDVVEGIVVDTHVQRLSRRLGLTEEERPGAIEEDLIGVVPKEDWRMFTHLLISHGRATCTARNPDCDDCVLADVCPSERGDSEIDLASGEPW from the coding sequence ATGGGAACGCCGCTCGATTCGCGGGACGAACAGGTCCGCGAGGTACTCGACAGGCTCTACGACGAGTACCCGGACACGGACATCTCGCTCGACTTCTCCACGCGACTGGAACTGCTCGTCGCGGTCGTCCTCTCGGCCCAGTGCACCGACGAGCGCGTCAACCAGGTGACCGAGGAACTGTTCGAGAAGTACCGAACTGCGAGCGACTACGCCGGCGCCAGCGAGGAGGAGTTGGCCGACGACATCTACGGCATCACCTTCCACAACAGCAAGGCCGGCTACCTGAAGGGCATCGGCGAGATCCTGGTTGACGAGCACGACGGCGAGGTGCCGGATACGATGACCGCGCTCACCGACCTCCCGGGCGTCGGCCGCAAGACGGCGAACGTCGTGCTCCAGCACGCCCACGACGTCGTCGAGGGGATCGTCGTCGACACGCACGTCCAGCGGCTCTCCAGGCGACTCGGCCTCACCGAGGAGGAACGACCCGGGGCGATCGAGGAGGACCTGATCGGGGTCGTCCCGAAGGAGGACTGGCGGATGTTCACCCACCTCCTCATCAGCCACGGGCGCGCGACGTGCACGGCCAGGAATCCGGACTGCGACGACTGCGTGCTCGCGGACGTCTGTCCGTCGGAACGGGGGGATTCGGAGATCGACCTGGCCAGCGGCGAGCCCTGGTAG
- a CDS encoding cytochrome b — protein MSLQKQDEHDHKAWLENKDLSPVERGFLVSLIWMDQRFRIVDYLELLETLYYRVNLQMPKSHTEQYDLDNKFWYWYPLYTLGFFSTLAYIVAAISGALLGFYYSPAIGGAAGGEASVAYSQIAFIMQDLQFGFMLRSIHRWSAQVMTAAVFLHMLRVYFTGGYKEPRELNWLLGIVLISLTMVFGYTGYLLPWDQLAFWAGQIGVEMALSIPLAGEWVAQLLFGGFSLSQSTLMRMYILHVFLLPFVVTALIALHIGIVWVQGIAEPH, from the coding sequence ATGAGTCTCCAAAAACAAGACGAACACGACCACAAGGCCTGGCTCGAGAACAAGGACCTGAGCCCCGTCGAGCGCGGGTTCCTCGTCTCGCTCATCTGGATGGACCAGCGGTTCCGCATCGTCGACTACCTGGAACTGCTGGAGACCCTCTACTACCGGGTCAACCTCCAGATGCCGAAGTCCCACACCGAACAGTACGATCTGGACAACAAGTTCTGGTACTGGTACCCGCTGTACACGCTGGGCTTCTTCAGCACGCTCGCGTACATCGTCGCGGCCATCTCCGGCGCACTTCTGGGGTTCTACTACAGCCCGGCGATCGGCGGAGCGGCTGGCGGGGAAGCCTCGGTCGCGTACAGCCAGATCGCGTTCATCATGCAGGACCTGCAGTTCGGCTTCATGCTGCGCTCGATCCACCGCTGGTCGGCGCAGGTGATGACCGCCGCGGTGTTCCTGCACATGCTCCGCGTCTACTTCACCGGCGGCTACAAGGAGCCGCGCGAACTGAACTGGCTGCTCGGCATCGTGCTCATCTCGCTCACGATGGTGTTCGGGTACACCGGCTACCTCCTGCCGTGGGACCAGCTCGCCTTCTGGGCCGGCCAGATCGGCGTGGAGATGGCACTGTCCATCCCGCTCGCCGGCGAGTGGGTCGCCCAGCTCCTCTTCGGCGGCTTCTCGCTGAGCCAGTCGACGCTGATGAGGATGTACATCCTGCACGTGTTCCTGCTCCCGTTCGTGGTGACGGCGCTCATCGCGCTCCACATCGGCATCGTCTGGGTGCAGGGCATCGCGGAACCCCACTAA
- a CDS encoding DUF7321 family protein has translation MVADWTVATVALLMVTASFPFYLYGAWILLDREQDNVTWDLLTHHLSFILPGLVLTTVPVVLWMAPRIFTQLSGLSAVHAFLGLQAYALLAFGLTGIVRIFQVKRSADLYSDPGPDVDLNDLHENMGAWRGRLRIGVFGYTFFWLLAYLVGVFRFYIRYVA, from the coding sequence ATGGTCGCAGACTGGACCGTCGCCACGGTCGCGTTGCTCATGGTGACGGCGAGTTTCCCGTTTTACCTCTACGGGGCGTGGATACTCCTCGACCGGGAGCAGGACAACGTGACCTGGGACCTGCTGACCCACCACCTCTCGTTCATCCTCCCGGGGCTGGTGCTCACCACCGTCCCGGTCGTCCTCTGGATGGCCCCCCGGATCTTCACCCAGCTCAGCGGGCTCTCGGCGGTTCACGCGTTCCTCGGCCTCCAGGCGTACGCGCTGCTCGCGTTCGGGCTCACCGGGATCGTTCGCATCTTCCAGGTGAAGCGCTCGGCGGACCTCTACAGCGATCCGGGTCCCGACGTGGATCTGAACGACCTCCACGAGAACATGGGCGCCTGGCGCGGTCGGCTCCGTATCGGGGTGTTCGGCTACACCTTCTTCTGGCTGCTCGCGTACCTCGTCGGGGTCTTCCGCTTCTACATCCGGTACGTCGCCTGA
- a CDS encoding DUF7319 domain-containing protein: MSDPAEAPPEDGRDEGESPTARDGADAGADPNPEEESGTPDLDALRAEVEEKYDFDDFRPADMAEMTDAEWEAAFDPDSWITGRDLLDRVEKDLRMRIADRTVFAVLERRHDPESVVAYSDEGYAIVYADGSVEGEGTVMRDVKPTVALCSMDSYEVREPPEEYELPTPSEVESGTGEFGNTMLQAVAGAQILAGLGLGGAWLLSLLPGDPLAGVPFLPEFTLTSIVAPVMATFFLLFGVFLFAIVANARLSDRFRAEEYRDRLRAAGITEGDAPEFASFEEVANEALTAARERDARTTGRRDAGGHETGETDG, from the coding sequence ATGAGCGACCCCGCCGAAGCACCCCCCGAGGACGGCCGAGACGAGGGGGAGTCCCCGACAGCACGGGACGGGGCAGACGCGGGAGCGGACCCGAACCCCGAGGAGGAGTCCGGTACTCCGGATCTCGACGCCCTGCGGGCGGAGGTCGAGGAGAAGTACGACTTCGATGACTTCCGCCCGGCGGACATGGCCGAGATGACCGACGCCGAGTGGGAGGCGGCGTTCGACCCGGACTCGTGGATCACGGGCCGGGACCTCCTCGACCGGGTCGAGAAGGACCTCCGGATGCGAATCGCCGATAGGACGGTGTTCGCGGTGCTCGAGCGCCGACACGACCCGGAGTCTGTCGTCGCCTACTCGGACGAGGGGTACGCCATCGTCTACGCGGACGGGAGCGTCGAGGGCGAGGGGACGGTGATGCGGGACGTCAAGCCGACGGTCGCGCTCTGCTCGATGGACTCCTACGAGGTCCGCGAACCCCCCGAGGAGTACGAACTGCCGACGCCGTCCGAGGTCGAGTCGGGGACGGGCGAGTTCGGGAACACGATGCTGCAGGCGGTGGCCGGGGCGCAGATCCTCGCCGGCCTGGGCCTGGGGGGTGCGTGGCTCCTCAGCCTCCTGCCCGGCGACCCGCTCGCGGGCGTCCCCTTCCTCCCGGAGTTCACCCTCACCTCGATCGTCGCCCCGGTGATGGCGACGTTCTTCCTGCTGTTCGGGGTGTTCCTGTTCGCCATCGTCGCGAACGCGCGGCTCTCGGATCGGTTCCGGGCCGAGGAGTACCGGGACCGCCTCCGGGCGGCCGGCATCACCGAGGGGGACGCGCCGGAGTTCGCGTCCTTCGAGGAGGTCGCGAACGAGGCGCTCACCGCGGCGCGTGAACGGGACGCACGGACGACTGGACGCCGGGATGCTGGGGGACACGAGACCGGCGAAACCGACGGATAG
- a CDS encoding MarR family transcriptional regulator codes for MGVSDTEAVTTGEGDATSWEAVEDLPPSAKLVAKVLEYEDTLTQSQLAEETLLPPRTVRYALSRLEEVGAVDSRFSFSDARKRLYTLSI; via the coding sequence ATGGGAGTTTCCGACACGGAGGCCGTAACGACGGGCGAGGGGGACGCGACCAGCTGGGAGGCCGTGGAGGACCTCCCCCCGAGCGCAAAACTGGTCGCCAAGGTACTCGAGTACGAGGACACGCTGACGCAGAGCCAGCTCGCGGAGGAGACGCTGCTGCCGCCGCGCACGGTACGATACGCGCTCTCGCGGCTCGAGGAGGTCGGAGCCGTCGATTCCCGATTCTCCTTCTCGGACGCGCGAAAACGACTCTACACGCTTTCGATCTAA
- a CDS encoding cation diffusion facilitator family transporter, with translation MSRRTAVRRVGALLLLANLLLVLGKAAVWRTTGSLAVGSEAVNSLADTVYSAVVLAGLYLTTQPPDFEHPHGHERIEPFVSLFVAAGVFAAGGAVIYSATASVLAPGPIEPSADGTLSVAVLAAAAALKYLLYRYCLRVGRRRNSPALVATALDNRNDVLTALAALAGVLGAAAGYPILDPVAAGVVGVGILYTGVEIVRDNVAYLVGSAPPEDLRREILRRALEHPDVRAAHDVVAHYVGPEVDVSIHIEVEGEMSLNRAHDIETDVVGAIRELPAVDDVFVHVDPKELGEWKPDEERVTDPDKPPE, from the coding sequence ATGAGCCGTCGGACCGCCGTGCGCCGCGTCGGCGCGCTCCTCCTCCTCGCGAACCTCCTGCTCGTGCTCGGGAAGGCGGCCGTCTGGCGGACGACGGGGAGCCTCGCGGTGGGCTCGGAGGCCGTCAACTCGCTGGCCGACACGGTCTACTCGGCGGTCGTCCTGGCGGGACTCTACCTCACGACCCAGCCCCCGGACTTCGAACACCCGCACGGCCACGAGCGCATCGAGCCGTTCGTCTCGCTGTTCGTCGCAGCCGGCGTGTTCGCCGCTGGCGGCGCGGTCATCTACAGCGCCACGGCGTCAGTGCTCGCACCCGGACCGATCGAGCCATCGGCGGACGGGACGCTCTCAGTGGCCGTGCTCGCCGCGGCCGCGGCGCTCAAGTACCTCCTGTACCGCTACTGCCTCCGCGTCGGCAGGAGGCGGAACTCCCCCGCGCTGGTCGCGACGGCGCTGGACAACAGGAACGACGTGCTGACGGCGCTCGCGGCCCTCGCCGGCGTGCTCGGCGCCGCCGCCGGCTACCCGATACTCGACCCCGTCGCGGCAGGCGTCGTCGGGGTCGGCATCCTCTACACGGGCGTCGAGATCGTCCGGGACAACGTCGCGTACCTCGTCGGCTCCGCGCCGCCCGAGGACCTCCGACGGGAGATCCTCCGCCGCGCGCTCGAACACCCCGACGTGCGCGCCGCACACGACGTCGTCGCCCACTACGTCGGCCCCGAGGTCGACGTGAGCATCCACATCGAGGTGGAGGGGGAGATGTCGCTGAACCGCGCACACGACATCGAGACCGACGTGGTCGGGGCGATCCGCGAACTCCCCGCCGTCGACGACGTGTTCGTCCACGTCGATCCGAAGGAGCTCGGCGAGTGGAAGCCCGACGAGGAGCGCGTCACCGACCCGGACAAGCCGCCCGAGTAG
- the pan1 gene encoding proteasome-activating nucleotidase Pan1, giving the protein MTDTVDDVDMPYDEESTSRQERIEALEERLEVLESQNEEMRDKLLDANAENNKYQQKLERLTHENKKLKQSPLFVATVQELNDEGVVIKQHGNNQEALTEVTDEMRDDLEPDDRVAVNNSLSVVKKLEKETDVRARVMQVEHSPDVTYEDIGGLEEQMNEVRETVEMPLKSPEMFTDVGIQPPSGVLLHGPPGTGKTLLAKAVANQTDATFIKMAGSELVHKFIGEGAKLVRDLFEVARENEPAVLFIDEIDAIASKRTDSKTSGDAEVQRTMMQLLAEMDGFDERGEIRIIAATNRFDMLDPAILRPGRFDRLIEVPKPNDEGREIIFRIHTRDMNVADDVDFGKLAEMASDASGADVKAMCTEAGMFAIREDRTEVRMADFREAWEKISRTEDTSGGDSLAFA; this is encoded by the coding sequence ATGACCGATACGGTCGACGACGTCGACATGCCATACGACGAGGAGTCGACGTCGCGTCAGGAGCGGATCGAGGCCCTGGAGGAACGGCTGGAGGTCCTCGAGTCCCAGAACGAAGAGATGCGTGACAAGCTCCTGGATGCGAACGCCGAGAACAACAAGTACCAGCAGAAGCTGGAGCGGCTGACTCACGAGAACAAGAAGCTCAAGCAGTCGCCGTTGTTCGTGGCGACGGTCCAGGAACTCAACGACGAAGGCGTCGTAATCAAACAGCACGGGAACAACCAGGAGGCGCTCACCGAGGTCACCGACGAGATGCGCGACGACCTCGAGCCGGACGACCGCGTCGCGGTCAACAACTCCCTCTCGGTCGTGAAGAAGCTCGAGAAGGAGACCGACGTCCGCGCCCGCGTGATGCAGGTCGAGCACTCGCCGGACGTGACCTACGAGGACATCGGCGGCCTCGAGGAGCAGATGAACGAGGTCCGCGAGACGGTAGAGATGCCGCTGAAGAGCCCGGAGATGTTCACCGACGTGGGCATCCAGCCGCCGAGCGGCGTCCTGCTGCACGGCCCGCCGGGCACCGGCAAGACGCTGCTCGCGAAGGCCGTCGCGAACCAGACGGACGCGACGTTCATCAAGATGGCCGGCTCCGAACTCGTCCACAAGTTCATCGGCGAGGGCGCGAAGCTGGTCCGCGACCTGTTCGAGGTCGCGCGCGAGAACGAGCCCGCGGTGCTGTTCATCGACGAGATCGACGCCATCGCCTCGAAGCGGACTGACTCGAAGACCTCGGGCGACGCGGAGGTCCAGCGGACGATGATGCAGCTGCTCGCGGAGATGGACGGCTTCGACGAGCGCGGCGAGATCCGCATCATCGCCGCCACCAACCGCTTCGACATGCTCGACCCCGCAATCCTCCGGCCGGGCCGCTTCGACCGCCTCATCGAGGTGCCCAAGCCGAACGACGAGGGTCGGGAGATCATCTTCCGCATCCACACCCGCGACATGAACGTCGCGGACGACGTCGACTTCGGCAAGCTCGCGGAGATGGCCTCGGACGCCTCGGGTGCGGACGTGAAGGCCATGTGCACCGAGGCGGGGATGTTCGCCATCCGCGAGGACCGGACCGAGGTCCGGATGGCCGACTTCCGCGAAGCGTGGGAGAAGATCTCGCGGACCGAGGACACCTCGGGCGGCGACTCGCTCGCGTTCGCGTAA
- a CDS encoding DUF7315 family membrane protein has protein sequence MSGDSAGGDGSGGRDEGAGREGIRVNTDQRGSRDIVVPLRLYKTVTVFSTLIAVGCVVIGFALLDAATLQVSLVRTFLVDLLGFVGLSPASDVLTGIFAVLGLAIIAFGAGVYVVGTRFRAEGMGNAQDDDAEESTNG, from the coding sequence ATGAGCGGCGATTCCGCCGGCGGCGACGGCTCGGGTGGTCGGGACGAGGGAGCGGGACGGGAGGGAATCCGCGTCAACACCGATCAGCGGGGGAGCCGAGACATCGTCGTCCCGCTCCGCCTGTACAAGACCGTCACCGTCTTCTCGACGCTCATCGCCGTCGGGTGCGTCGTGATCGGGTTCGCGCTCCTCGACGCGGCGACGCTCCAGGTGTCGCTCGTTCGGACGTTCCTCGTGGACTTGCTCGGCTTCGTCGGCCTCTCCCCCGCCTCGGACGTCCTCACCGGCATCTTCGCCGTGCTGGGGCTCGCGATCATCGCATTCGGCGCCGGCGTGTATGTCGTCGGGACGCGGTTCAGGGCCGAGGGAATGGGAAACGCTCAAGACGACGACGCCGAAGAGTCAACCAATGGCTGA
- a CDS encoding DUF7314 family protein, translating into MADEFIKGLGLFTGGGLAWMVLASWYRTESFESSHQLIAAPPEPANMFDAIGIFLNDVFFWTAILGALTFWVLIPAARELRVAYGERRSS; encoded by the coding sequence ATGGCTGACGAGTTCATCAAGGGACTCGGGCTCTTCACCGGCGGGGGGCTCGCGTGGATGGTGCTGGCGAGCTGGTACCGAACCGAGTCGTTCGAGAGCAGTCACCAGCTCATCGCTGCACCGCCGGAGCCGGCGAACATGTTCGACGCGATTGGCATCTTCCTCAACGACGTGTTCTTCTGGACGGCCATCCTCGGCGCGCTCACGTTCTGGGTGCTCATCCCGGCCGCGAGGGAGTTGCGGGTGGCCTACGGCGAGCGCCGGAGCTCGTAA
- a CDS encoding DUF7318 family protein gives MSSSGSTYGDIHRYEPARESTAATLAIVLLTVVEVVFVFMFTYGLVEGWALSDTGNMFLGGILAVVFIDLAFILVLYRKEFLPDVIIVKKRRRKWEDLYVREEDADGADIGVDAWEQVKRAVYPYYKR, from the coding sequence ATGTCCAGTTCCGGCTCCACCTACGGGGACATCCACCGGTACGAACCGGCCCGGGAGAGCACCGCGGCGACCCTCGCCATCGTGCTGCTCACGGTCGTCGAGGTCGTATTCGTGTTCATGTTCACCTACGGCCTCGTCGAGGGCTGGGCGCTCTCGGACACGGGGAACATGTTCCTCGGCGGGATCCTCGCGGTGGTGTTCATCGACCTCGCGTTCATCCTCGTCCTGTACCGCAAGGAGTTCCTCCCCGACGTGATCATCGTGAAGAAGCGGCGGCGCAAGTGGGAGGACCTCTACGTCCGCGAGGAGGACGCCGACGGCGCGGATATCGGCGTCGACGCGTGGGAACAGGTCAAGCGCGCCGTCTACCCCTACTACAAGCGATAG
- a CDS encoding cytochrome bc complex cytochrome b subunit, translated as MTDDNTPETDGGGTGIVAPDDETPTWRERKERTTGLSRLTYEYFERARREDEDLRRESDYVERDVLAFPTWPHEIVRNLAISSFFVGMIIFLSATLPPHIGDPANPNVTPSIILPDWYLYWSFGLLKLGYLNPELSILGGQKLMADRTYGVLANVVVVGFIAIVPFLNKGSARRPVEQPLWGAIGIAGVTFALTISALSVQNLMPMDLRVLQDLTFLAPFVTGCIAYAVLKTMREGYMYDLNRRYYRLRPPK; from the coding sequence ATGACCGACGACAACACCCCAGAGACGGACGGCGGCGGTACCGGAATCGTCGCGCCCGACGACGAGACGCCGACGTGGCGCGAGCGCAAGGAGCGCACGACTGGGCTCTCCAGGCTCACCTACGAGTACTTCGAGCGCGCCCGTCGGGAGGACGAGGACCTCCGACGCGAGTCGGACTACGTCGAGCGCGACGTGCTCGCGTTCCCGACGTGGCCCCACGAGATCGTGCGGAACCTCGCGATCAGCTCGTTCTTCGTAGGGATGATCATCTTCCTCTCGGCGACGCTCCCGCCCCACATCGGCGACCCCGCGAACCCGAACGTCACGCCCTCGATCATCCTGCCCGACTGGTACCTCTACTGGTCGTTCGGGCTGCTGAAGCTGGGTTACCTCAACCCGGAGCTGTCCATTCTGGGTGGGCAGAAACTGATGGCGGACCGGACGTACGGCGTGCTCGCGAACGTGGTCGTGGTCGGCTTCATCGCCATCGTCCCGTTCCTCAACAAGGGGAGCGCGCGACGCCCCGTCGAGCAGCCGCTCTGGGGCGCCATCGGCATCGCCGGCGTCACGTTCGCGCTCACCATCTCGGCGCTGTCGGTGCAGAACCTCATGCCGATGGACCTCCGCGTGCTGCAGGACCTGACGTTCCTCGCGCCGTTCGTCACCGGCTGCATCGCCTACGCCGTGCTCAAGACGATGCGCGAGGGGTACATGTACGACCTCAACCGGCGCTACTACCGGCTCCGTCCGCCGAAGTAA
- a CDS encoding plastocyanin/azurin family copper-binding protein: protein MKRRDFIRNAGGATAALGAGASATAGTAAAQEDGGGGGGQQPDFGGYTDDAQGGSYEDLRGQGEVTIDVGGGDGLAFLPTGVWIDSGTTVTFEWSSGGHNVLFEEAPEGAGVSGHEALENEGFSFDITFDTGGIYKYYCEPHRQSGMQGAIAVGEDVPTVAAGGGGPKELHDLGVPIQAHWVGSATVLGIIVSIVFTFYVLKYGESANTGTGRR from the coding sequence ATGAAGAGGCGGGACTTTATCAGGAACGCCGGCGGAGCGACCGCCGCCCTCGGAGCCGGCGCGTCCGCGACCGCCGGCACCGCTGCCGCCCAGGAAGATGGCGGCGGGGGCGGCGGCCAGCAACCCGATTTCGGCGGCTACACCGACGACGCCCAAGGGGGGTCCTACGAGGACCTCCGCGGCCAGGGCGAGGTGACCATCGACGTCGGTGGCGGGGACGGCCTCGCGTTTCTGCCGACCGGGGTATGGATCGACAGCGGGACGACGGTGACGTTCGAGTGGAGCTCGGGTGGACACAACGTCCTGTTCGAGGAGGCCCCCGAAGGTGCCGGCGTGAGCGGTCACGAGGCCCTCGAGAACGAGGGGTTCTCCTTCGACATCACCTTCGACACCGGGGGCATCTACAAGTACTACTGCGAGCCCCACCGGCAGTCCGGGATGCAGGGCGCCATCGCCGTCGGCGAGGACGTCCCCACGGTGGCCGCCGGCGGCGGCGGCCCGAAGGAGCTCCACGATCTGGGCGTGCCCATCCAGGCGCACTGGGTCGGCTCGGCCACCGTGCTCGGCATCATCGTCAGCATCGTGTTCACGTTCTACGTGCTCAAGTACGGCGAGTCGGCCAACACCGGCACGGGGAGGCGCTGA